A single genomic interval of Quadrisphaera sp. RL12-1S harbors:
- a CDS encoding PilN domain-containing protein, with product MSTLIGARRSSDRTPAGAPTATTTGAPAGTPQAGGGVPWAAPRVNLLPPEVAGRRAVRAVQRRTGLAAVGVVVLIGAVWGVGHAQAAAQAERLDAANAQVAALQAQQLKYAEAPQTEKRVQAAEVARATAMAQDVRWYAFVDSLTRAMPATTWLVSVDTTLSDGASAATATTAAAAAAGPAPVGQVTISARTTSYDDVAAYLDALAAVPGVSGAFLTTSSLDVGQSPAVVTFAVTATVTDTALTHRFDQKAS from the coding sequence GTGAGCACGCTCATCGGCGCCCGCCGCTCCAGCGACCGCACGCCCGCCGGTGCGCCCACCGCAACGACCACCGGCGCGCCCGCCGGCACGCCCCAGGCCGGCGGCGGCGTCCCGTGGGCCGCGCCGCGCGTCAACCTGCTGCCCCCCGAGGTCGCCGGCCGCCGCGCCGTCCGCGCGGTGCAGCGCCGCACGGGCCTGGCCGCGGTCGGCGTCGTCGTCCTCATCGGTGCGGTGTGGGGCGTCGGCCACGCCCAGGCAGCGGCCCAGGCCGAGCGCCTGGACGCCGCGAACGCGCAGGTCGCGGCGCTGCAGGCGCAGCAGCTGAAGTACGCCGAGGCGCCGCAGACCGAGAAGCGCGTGCAGGCGGCCGAGGTGGCCCGCGCCACCGCGATGGCCCAGGACGTGCGCTGGTACGCCTTTGTCGACTCCCTCACCCGGGCCATGCCCGCCACCACGTGGCTGGTCTCGGTGGACACCACCCTCAGCGACGGCGCCTCGGCTGCCACCGCCACCACGGCCGCGGCCGCCGCCGCAGGTCCGGCCCCGGTGGGCCAGGTGACCATCTCGGCGCGCACCACCTCCTACGACGACGTGGCGGCCTACCTCGACGCCCTCGCCGCGGTGCCCGGCGTCAGCGGCGCCTTCCTCACCACCTCCTCGCTGGACGTGGGCCAGAGCCCGGCGGTGGTGACGTTCGCGGTCACCGCGACCGTCACCGACACGGCGCTGACGCACCGCTTCGACCAGAAGGCGAGCTGA
- the pilO gene encoding type 4a pilus biogenesis protein PilO, which translates to MALSTSALSAPRPPAAVPRTGPWAAGGAGALALVLVAGWFLVVSPQRSSMAETEDSITQAQSSVTTLSARVAQLKQQYASLPELQAQLASLQAQLPGDPALPDLVRALRAAAASAGAELTGLTPSAPTVLGADSAAAAAPAPAAAATGTATDSPTAAATAGTATTTTTTTTTTTTGAAGAASAQGLLRIPVTVTATGSYAALQGFLAAVQQQQRLLLVSGTGFAPGGGATGSDLTLTITGDVFVLPSAGATTATAATAATAAATAASPTGSPTGLATAAATAAATTAPTSAG; encoded by the coding sequence ATGGCCCTCTCCACGTCCGCGCTGAGCGCTCCCCGCCCGCCGGCGGCCGTGCCCCGCACCGGCCCGTGGGCCGCCGGCGGCGCCGGAGCGCTCGCGCTGGTCCTCGTGGCCGGCTGGTTCCTGGTGGTCTCCCCGCAGCGGTCCTCCATGGCCGAGACCGAGGACTCCATCACCCAGGCCCAGAGCAGCGTCACCACGCTCAGCGCCCGCGTGGCGCAGCTCAAGCAGCAGTACGCCTCGCTGCCGGAGCTGCAGGCGCAGCTCGCGTCGCTGCAGGCGCAGCTGCCCGGGGACCCGGCCCTGCCCGACCTCGTCCGCGCGCTGCGCGCCGCCGCCGCGAGCGCCGGGGCCGAGCTGACGGGCCTCACCCCGTCCGCGCCGACGGTGCTGGGCGCCGACAGCGCCGCCGCGGCCGCCCCCGCTCCCGCCGCCGCCGCGACCGGCACGGCCACCGACAGCCCCACTGCCGCCGCGACCGCCGGCACCGCGACCACCACCACCACCACGACGACGACGACGACGACCGGCGCGGCGGGCGCCGCCAGCGCGCAGGGGCTGCTGCGGATCCCGGTGACCGTCACGGCCACCGGCAGCTACGCGGCCCTGCAGGGCTTCCTGGCCGCGGTGCAGCAGCAGCAGCGGCTGCTGCTCGTGTCCGGCACCGGCTTCGCACCCGGAGGTGGGGCGACGGGTTCCGACCTGACGCTGACCATCACCGGCGACGTGTTCGTGCTGCCGTCCGCCGGCGCGACGACGGCGACGGCTGCCACCGCCGCCACGGCGGCCGCCACGGCCGCGAGTCCCACCGGGTCGCCCACCGGGCTGGCCACCGCAGCGGCCACCGCCGCCGCGACCACCGCCCCCACCAGCGCCGGCTGA